A region of the Candidatus Hydrogenedentota bacterium genome:
GCTCAAGCATGGTCCGCTGACCCACATCCGCCCCAGCCGCAATCAGCAGTTCCGCGGATTCAAAGCCCCCGCAGACGGCCGCCATTTGCAGGGCCGTGCGCTGGTCGTCGTCCCGGGCATCCACGTCCACTCCTCGGGTGAGCAGCCGCCGGACCATGGCGGGATCCTTCGCCTTCACCGCCACCATCAGCGCGGTTGAATTGCCGAGTCCGCGATGCTCTACATTGGCCCCGAGGGCCAGGAGCGTTTCCACGACGGAAACATGTCCCGCTTCCACGGCAAGAAGCAGCGGCGTGCGACCCTGCTTTTCCTCATATTCGATATCGGCGCCGTGGGCCGCCAGCAATTCCACAACCGCGTGGTGTCCCCGTGCGGCGGCCGCCACGAGTCCGGTGATGCCCTTGCGCGCGCACTTGTCGGGCTCCGCGCCCGCTTCCAGAAGGAGTTCCACCACCGCCAGCCGCCCATATTTGGCTGCGTGATACAGGGGCGTGTCGCCCTTGCGCCCCTGGCGATCGACTTCGGCACCGCGCTTCAGGAGCAGCCGCACAATGTCGCGGTGCCCCGCGCCCGCCGCGTGGATCAAGGGCGTTGCGCCGTCGGCGTCGGCGTCGTTCGGCGAAGACCCTTTATCGAGGAACCTCTCAACTTTGGCCAGATCGCCCTGCTGCGCCGCCTTGAAAATGGATGAAAAAAGGTCCAACGAAAATCCTCCCCGATGGGCTGGTGGGCTGCGCTGCGTCCGGGGCGCATTCCCGGTCGACGTCACCCAGATTCCAGGGCGTCGAGCCGCCAAGCCATCGTGCTCCCCGGATTGCTGCCGTTTGAGTCCCCCGACGTCGGGAACCGGCGTTTGTCTACTTATCTTAATACAGATCGGAGGGAAAGCTCAACGTTTACGCCCCGTTTCAGAGGCGGCAGCCCACCGCCGCCGCCCCGAATACGCTTCTCCCCACTTGCCCCGGTCAGTTGGTGCCGCCGGCGTCCTTCAGGGCGTCCCGCGCCGCGTCCAGGCGCAGGTTGGAATCTTCCAGCACGGTCAGCGGCGTGCGGCCCTCGTTGTCCTTCACATTCGGATCGATTCCCTCGTCGATCAGCAATTCGACAAGGGGAACGCTGTTGCTGAGCACCGCGTAGTGCAGCGGTGACTGGCCGGTTTCGTCCCGGAGCTCGGCCAGTGTCGAATCGGTCTTGAGCAGTTCCCGCACTTTTTCCGTGTCGCCCGCCTGAAGGGCAATCACGAAATCGCCCACGATATCCCCGGTGTAGTTGCCCGGATCGACGGCCCTTCCGCCTCCTTCGGAACATCCGGCCACAAACAGCGAAAATGCAATAATCGATGCAACACCCAGCCATTTCTTCACGAAGTACTTCTCCTCATTGCGGCGATCCACCGCTACTGCTTCAACCATCCGCCTACTGCCCCGACACTGTCCAGTTAAGACAGCTTCAAGCCCAACATATCAGCGGGAGAGGCTTCCCATGAAGCCTCTCCCGCGCTACATTGTAGTTCACTCGCGCGTGAAACCGCCAACGCGGACCGCCCGATTTATTACGGGAAGGGATTGCCGCCCGTATTGGCCGTCTGGACCAGACGGGTGAGCATGAACATCTTGCTGAAGTCGGGCTGCGGGTACTTACCGAATTCCACATGGCCGTCCATGAACAGGACGTTGGCTCCACCGGGAACGTGGTTGAACTGGGCTGCATCAATCGCCCCGCCCGTGCCGTTCGTGAGGATCGTATCCCACATAACGGGGATATCCGATTGCGCCTGAGCGGAACCACCTGGATTGTTGATATCGGTGATGTAGAACCGTTCAATACCCTCTCGGATTGGCATGGTAGTGGGGGTCGAACCGTCGGAAAGCGGCGCAAAAGTATGATTCTGATCGAAACCGTAGATTCTTCTTAGCACAGCATTGTTGGCCGAGAACACCGTCGCAATCGCGGTGACGTCCGCCTCGGTCTTAAACCACTCCCCCTTGATCACATGACCCCAATAGCTGTAGCTGTAGTTCGAAGCCAGCGCAAAGCAGCTCTGCTCAGGGATCACACCAAGAGCAGGTTTGCATTTATTGGATGGTATGCCGGGTACATGGACAAGTCTTCCATAGATGCGCAGGTACTCATCTGGAATCTGCTTCACGGCACCCGCATTTTCGGCGAAGCTGTGACCTACGCCGATAACGCGCCAGAATCCGCGGTCATCTGCACCGCCGGAATAGTCGTTGGGCACCCAGGAATCGTACCCTTGGGAATCGGACGGGCAAAAGGCCAGCGCCCAATCATTCCAGTATTCTGGATAGAGATGCCCGGCACTCACCCAACGGGCGAGGTCTGCATTGCCCGCGACCACACCACTGGAATTCGGGCGATAGTCCCCCCCATTCAGATTACGGTTGGCGTTGGCCTGTCGGGGCGGAAACTTCTCGCCCTTGCTTTCGTTGGCGTACATCTTGAAGATCACGCCGAATTGCTTGAGGTTGTTCTGGCAACTTGCGCGGCGGGCCGCTTCCCGCGCGCGGGCCAGGGCCGGCAGCAGGATGGCCGCAAGGATGCCGATGATGGCGATCACGACGAGCAGTTCGATCAGCGTGAAGCCTTTTCTTGAACTTTTCATAATACGCTTCCTTAACCCATTAAAGTTCTTTGAAAGATGATTACGTTTGATTCGACGAATACGGCGATGTCTTCTCGGTCGCGACCTCCTCTCTGCGGGCGCCCGCGGCAACGGGGCAACCCGGCGTGGAAAGCGGTTCAAAGGCGGGCTGGATGGCGTGGAGCGGGTCAAACGAAAAAGGTAGGTGAAAGCACGAATATCAAACACCACAACCGGGAAGGCCAAGTAGAACGCCGTCGCTCCGAATAAAGAGAAAATGGGACGACGACCTGTACCTCTTTCGGCGTCGCTTCACAAAAGGGAAGGGCCGATTTCTCGCTGCAGATACCCGCTTGCCGGATGTACGCCCAACTGCCTTGCTACTTTCCTCAAGCACGAAAATGGTTATACGCTAACAGGAAAAGATTGTCAAGGGCTTTATATAATTCCGCAGTATTCGCATTTTGTTTTTTGGGGTGAATTGTGCGAGGTGCAGGAGGGGCAGAACGAAGATCCTGGCCCGTCAATCGGACGGATCAGACGGATCGGACCGATCTAACTGCTTCGATCCGTCTGATCCGTCTAAGGGTCTCCTCTCCGGCGGGCCTGGCCCGATCGGTTACTGCTTGATCAGCCAGACCTCCGTCAACCTTGAGGCGTCGCGCCAGTTGATTCCGGGTTCGTCGGGAACATCGAAGGTGAGGATGATAGTACCGTCCTTGTAGAGTTCCTTCGGCACCGGGAACTCCTTGATCTCCCCCACTTTCTTTCCATCAATGGTGGGCTGGACACGCTCGCCGTTGACCCGGAGCAGGCACTGGCTGAGGCCCGTGGTGCGGACGAGGTAGTCCGCTTCGGGATCCACATCGTCGTAGCGCAAGCCCATGGGCCAGTCCATCTTGCTGACCCAGGACTGGCGCAGACGGCTGCGGCCATCGTCCCACCACATGAAGTCGGGGTTCATGTGTCGCCGCATGAGCGGATCGGTGCTGAGGGATTCGCCGCGCAGCACATGGTCGGATTGGGCTACGTTGCCGATATCGTCGTAGAAGCTGCCAGGCCCCGGATTTTCCCAGGTGGCGATGGTATTAAGTCGTTCAAGCTTTTCCGCGTCGTTGCCGAGGGCGCGGATCTCCTTGAACTGGTCTTCGTACCACCAGCGGTTGTTCAGCGGAAAATCGACAAAGTCGAGGACGGCGCTGCGCTGGGCGTTGTTCGCGCCATATTTCTCCACGCTGCTCTGATACCCAATGGACTGGTGAAGGCGCTCGCAGAGATCAACGATGGCGGCGCGGGTTTCTTGACGGGGTGATTCGGTGTCGGCCTTTGCAAAAACCGCCAGAGCCCCGTCCATGGCCTGGTCAATACCTATTTGAGGGGCCACGGCGAGGAGGGCATTCGCGTCCGCTTCGAGTTTCTCCTCGTGCATCAGGCGGCCGCGGATGTAGCTGTCGTAGTGGGCCTTGAGCAGGCAGAGCTGCCAGCGCCAGTTGTCTTTCAAGCCTGGGTTCTCGCGGTCGAGTTGTTGCCAGAGGGCCAGGGTGGACTCCACGCCGCCGTTAAGGGCGAGGGGACCCTCCCAGTTTTTCTCCAGGGCATAGAGCCCGTCGGCGGCGCGCTCGGCCACGCTGTGCCCGAAGAAGAAGCGGCAATACTCAATGAGGCCTTCGCGCACATCGCCGTCCACGTCCCAGCCGAGCAAACTCCACACGATCTTGTTCACATCGTCGTGCATGCCGTCGGAATAGGTGATGAAGCCGTCGGTGTCTTTGGCAAATGCGCGGAAGATGGTCGTGTAGCGCACGGGCGAGGGGTTGACGCCTTCTCGGCCCGAAGTGAAGGCGAATGCGGGGTCGATCCAGGCGGCGGGGTATTGGGCGCGCACCGTGTGGGTCACGTCGGGGTAGTCGCGCAGACGATACTGCTTCGGCAGGCGCTTGCGCATGAGGGGCAGAGGCGGACTGGAGGGACCGCCGACCGCGCCCGCGAGCCATTTGGGCTGGTTCTTCTCTATCCACTCGAAGAAGTAATCCACTTGTTCTTCGTCAAAGCCCTGGAGGGACATCCATATTTCGGCCTTGGGATGATATTGCGCCAGCAGCTTGGAGATGTCTTCGAGGAAGGGCAGCACGTCCTTCGGGTGGTTGTGGCCGGGGTCGCCGCCGGGGAAGAAGATGGCGTTGAGGTAGGGCGTCTTCTGGTAGAAGGCCTCGTGCTCCTTCAGGTGGGCGGCGCGCTCCTCGGCGTTAGTGAGGTCCACCGTGGCCGGGGTCCACACCCAATAAGCCACGCCGTACTTCTTGCAGCTCTCGCCCATCGCGACGTTCATCTCCTGACGCGTCACCTTGAAAT
Encoded here:
- a CDS encoding ankyrin repeat domain-containing protein, translated to MVEAVAVDRRNEEKYFVKKWLGVASIIAFSLFVAGCSEGGGRAVDPGNYTGDIVGDFVIALQAGDTEKVRELLKTDSTLAELRDETGQSPLHYAVLSNSVPLVELLIDEGIDPNVKDNEGRTPLTVLEDSNLRLDAARDALKDAGGTN
- a CDS encoding ankyrin repeat domain-containing protein, producing MDLFSSIFKAAQQGDLAKVERFLDKGSSPNDADADGATPLIHAAGAGHRDIVRLLLKRGAEVDRQGRKGDTPLYHAAKYGRLAVVELLLEAGAEPDKCARKGITGLVAAAARGHHAVVELLAAHGADIEYEEKQGRTPLLLAVEAGHVSVVETLLALGANVEHRGLGNSTALMVAVKAKDPAMVRRLLTRGVDVDARDDDQRTALQMAAVCGGFESAELLIAAGADVGQRTMLERWDLVTLARNNNFDRLAKLFIDCQEEIRALEIPDSLVGAILTGDLRIVRLFRRSQPDTLNIPVNEKGWTPLLVAINKEHYAIAEHLIQQGAEVNQANLSGETPLYQAVVKGHLATVRRLLAAGADIRIPSHGMTLREVAKRAGNRPIYDLLKRHAKRMAELEAAQGTT